Proteins from a genomic interval of Nocardia sp. BMG51109:
- a CDS encoding glycerol-3-phosphate dehydrogenase/oxidase: protein MRGAHGEPRDSALNAARRQRELAELGDGGAIDVLVIGGGVTGAGVALDAAARGLRTVLVEKHDLAFGTSRWSSKLVHGGLRYLASGGVGIAHESAVERDVLLTTTAPHLTRSIPQVVPLLPGLGRGRRALVRAGFVAGDVLRRSAGTPAAVLPRSRRVAVAEAVRLAPTLRRNGLRGGLLAWDGQLVDDARLVVALARTAAAHGAAVLTRVSAERVTGDSAVLHDRLTGETLTVRARSVINAAGVWADRVDPSIELRPSRGTHLVFDAAAFGGLTASLTVPIPGSVSRFVFAFPAAHGRVYLGLTDEDAPGPVPDEPQPTDAEIDFLLDTVNTVLREPLHRTDVRGRFAGLRPLLRTAGDSTADISREHAVLHAAGGPITVVGGKLTTYRKMAEDAVDAAVAHAALPARPCRTKRIPLVGAASGASRDRISASPVLVERYGTEAAAILEPARRDPALAEPVAPGIDVLRAEFTYAVSHEGALDEHDLLDRRTRLGLVDTDRAAALPAARAAFATDRS, encoded by the coding sequence ATGCGCGGCGCCCATGGAGAACCGCGAGACTCGGCACTGAACGCGGCACGCCGGCAACGAGAGCTGGCGGAGCTCGGGGACGGTGGTGCGATCGATGTCCTGGTGATCGGGGGCGGGGTCACCGGGGCGGGTGTGGCGCTGGACGCGGCGGCGCGGGGGTTGCGCACCGTACTCGTGGAGAAGCACGATCTGGCGTTCGGGACCAGCCGCTGGAGTTCGAAGCTGGTGCACGGTGGTTTGCGGTATCTGGCCTCGGGCGGGGTCGGGATCGCGCACGAGAGCGCGGTGGAGCGGGATGTTCTGCTCACCACTACCGCACCGCATCTGACCCGGTCCATTCCCCAGGTCGTGCCGCTGCTTCCGGGGCTGGGGAGGGGCCGGCGCGCGCTGGTGCGGGCCGGGTTCGTGGCCGGGGACGTGTTGCGCCGCAGCGCCGGAACTCCCGCGGCGGTGCTGCCCCGCTCCCGCCGGGTCGCGGTGGCGGAGGCGGTGCGTCTGGCGCCTACCCTGCGCCGCAACGGGTTACGCGGTGGACTGCTGGCGTGGGACGGCCAGCTGGTCGACGACGCCCGGCTGGTGGTGGCGCTCGCGCGCACGGCCGCCGCACACGGCGCCGCCGTACTCACCCGGGTGAGCGCGGAGCGCGTGACCGGCGACTCGGCGGTACTGCACGACCGGCTGACCGGCGAAACCCTCACGGTGCGTGCGCGTTCGGTGATCAATGCCGCGGGTGTCTGGGCCGACCGGGTCGACCCGAGCATCGAGCTGCGTCCCAGCCGGGGCACCCACCTGGTGTTCGACGCCGCCGCGTTCGGCGGTCTCACCGCCTCGCTGACGGTGCCGATCCCGGGCAGCGTCAGCCGCTTCGTCTTCGCCTTTCCCGCCGCGCACGGCCGGGTGTACCTCGGCCTCACCGACGAGGACGCGCCCGGCCCCGTCCCGGACGAACCGCAGCCGACCGATGCCGAGATCGACTTCCTGCTCGACACCGTGAACACGGTGCTCCGGGAACCCTTGCACCGCACCGATGTCCGCGGCCGTTTCGCGGGCCTGCGCCCGCTGCTGCGCACCGCCGGAGACAGCACCGCGGACATCTCCCGCGAGCATGCCGTGCTGCACGCGGCAGGCGGGCCGATCACCGTCGTCGGCGGCAAGCTCACCACCTACCGGAAGATGGCCGAGGACGCCGTCGACGCCGCCGTGGCGCACGCCGCGCTTCCCGCCCGCCCCTGCCGCACGAAACGAATCCCGCTGGTGGGCGCGGCATCCGGCGCATCGCGCGACCGCATCTCCGCTTCGCCGGTCCTGGTCGAGCGCTATGGGACGGAAGCCGCGGCGATCCTCGAACCGGCCCGGCGGGATCCGGCACTCGCCGAACCCGTCGCCCCCGGGATCGACGTCCTGCGTGCCGAATTCACCTATGCCGTCTCCCACGAGGGTGCGTTGGACGAGCACGACCTGCTCGACCGCCGCACCCGCCTGGGGCTCGTCGACACCGACCGCGCCGCGGCGCTTCCCGCCGCCCGGGCGGCGTTCGCTACCGACCGGTCGTAA
- a CDS encoding TetR/AcrR family transcriptional regulator — MHAIDTTESDELSAIDLAILDAGRACLAEFGVRRTTLTEVARRAGVSRPTVYRRWPDTRSLIAELLVRELRGIVQRTIPVRGPARARLVEGIVAGAATLRANPLFAKIFRTDTDLMLTYVFGRIGRNQRELMLLFAAVIREGHRDGSIRAGDPEQLATMLLLISQSAVQSAGMVGELLDEDQLDAELAHAVDGYLIPDGGERLA, encoded by the coding sequence ATGCACGCGATCGATACAACCGAGTCCGACGAACTGTCCGCGATCGACCTGGCGATCCTCGACGCGGGGCGCGCCTGCCTGGCGGAGTTCGGGGTGCGCCGCACCACCCTCACCGAGGTGGCCCGCCGTGCGGGCGTGAGCCGCCCGACCGTGTACCGGCGGTGGCCCGACACCCGTTCGCTGATCGCCGAGCTGCTGGTGCGCGAGCTGCGCGGCATCGTCCAGCGCACCATCCCGGTGCGCGGCCCGGCGCGCGCGCGGCTGGTGGAGGGCATCGTCGCCGGCGCGGCGACGCTGCGCGCGAACCCGTTGTTCGCCAAGATCTTCCGCACCGACACCGACCTGATGCTGACCTACGTGTTCGGCCGCATCGGCCGCAACCAGCGGGAGCTGATGCTGCTGTTCGCCGCCGTCATCCGCGAGGGCCACCGCGACGGCTCGATCCGCGCGGGCGACCCGGAGCAGCTGGCCACCATGCTGCTGCTGATCAGCCAGTCGGCGGTGCAGTCCGCGGGCATGGTCGGCGAACTGCTCGACGAGGACCAGCTGGACGCCGAACTGGCCCACGCGGTCGACGGCTACCTGATCCCCGACGGCGGCGAACGCCTCGCATGA
- a CDS encoding FAD-binding oxidoreductase, with translation MVWDAWGIPSGHAPLPDRIRTLVAQVFGVSGEPVARRDEGDVPLRDSMLTAAQVAELSAVVGADHVSARHRDRLLHAGGKSTPDLLRRRAGGPQDAPDAVVFPADHDEVLAVLSRCAELGLAVVPFGGGTSVVGGVAPEGGRFDSVVALDLRRLDTLREVDPVSGTATLGAGLTGPRAEELLAGHGLSLGHFPQSFEFASIGGFAATRSSGQASAGYGRFDDMIQRLRIATPSGTLDLGRAPASAAGPDLRELFAGSEGTLGVITEVTLRVHPVPETVAYHAWSFPDFATGAAALRAVVQSGAAPTVLRLSDEAETGLNLARSGDVGGSPVAGCLAITTFEGSAAHVDARNAEASALLAAAGGAALGDRPAREWERGRFSAPYLRDALLDIGILCETLETATSWSNLPELKAAVTAALTDSLTGQGTPALVMCHISHTYPTGASLYFTVVAKQLDDPIDQWLRAKRAAGDAIAAAAGTITHHHAVGEDHRPWMPAEIGELGTRVLRAVKDAVDPAGILNPGKLIP, from the coding sequence ATGGTGTGGGACGCCTGGGGCATTCCGTCCGGTCATGCGCCACTTCCGGATCGGATCCGCACGTTGGTGGCGCAGGTGTTCGGAGTGTCCGGTGAGCCGGTGGCCCGTCGCGATGAGGGCGACGTGCCACTCCGCGATTCGATGCTGACGGCTGCCCAGGTCGCGGAGTTGTCCGCGGTGGTGGGTGCCGATCACGTGTCGGCCCGCCACCGGGACCGGCTCCTGCACGCCGGTGGTAAGAGCACGCCGGATCTGTTGCGGCGCCGCGCGGGCGGACCGCAGGATGCCCCTGACGCCGTCGTCTTTCCCGCCGACCACGACGAGGTGCTGGCGGTGCTGTCCCGATGCGCCGAACTCGGCCTGGCCGTGGTGCCCTTCGGCGGCGGCACGAGCGTGGTCGGCGGCGTGGCGCCGGAGGGCGGGCGCTTCGATTCCGTTGTCGCCCTGGATCTGCGGCGGCTCGACACGCTGCGCGAGGTCGATCCGGTGAGCGGCACCGCCACGCTGGGCGCCGGACTGACCGGCCCGCGCGCCGAGGAACTGCTTGCCGGGCACGGTCTTTCGCTGGGCCACTTCCCGCAGAGCTTCGAGTTCGCCAGTATCGGCGGTTTCGCCGCCACCCGCTCGTCGGGACAGGCGTCGGCCGGCTACGGCCGTTTCGACGACATGATCCAACGGCTGCGGATCGCGACCCCCAGCGGCACGCTGGATCTCGGCCGCGCACCCGCCTCGGCCGCCGGGCCCGACCTGCGGGAACTGTTCGCCGGATCGGAGGGCACGCTCGGCGTGATCACCGAGGTGACGCTGCGCGTGCATCCGGTGCCGGAAACCGTTGCCTACCATGCCTGGTCGTTCCCCGACTTCGCGACCGGCGCGGCGGCGCTGCGTGCCGTGGTGCAGTCCGGCGCCGCGCCCACCGTGCTGCGGTTGTCCGACGAGGCCGAGACCGGGCTGAATCTGGCCCGATCCGGCGATGTGGGCGGCAGCCCGGTGGCGGGCTGCCTGGCGATCACGACCTTCGAGGGCAGCGCCGCGCATGTCGACGCCCGGAACGCCGAAGCGAGCGCGCTGCTCGCGGCGGCGGGTGGTGCGGCGTTGGGCGACCGGCCGGCGCGGGAATGGGAGCGCGGCCGGTTCTCCGCACCGTACCTGCGGGACGCCCTGCTGGATATCGGAATCCTCTGCGAGACACTGGAAACCGCGACGAGTTGGTCGAATCTCCCCGAGCTGAAGGCGGCGGTGACCGCGGCGCTGACCGATTCGCTCACCGGCCAGGGCACCCCGGCGCTGGTGATGTGCCATATCTCGCACACCTACCCGACCGGTGCGTCGCTCTACTTCACCGTCGTGGCCAAGCAACTCGACGACCCGATCGACCAATGGCTGCGGGCCAAGCGGGCGGCGGGCGATGCGATCGCGGCGGCCGCGGGGACCATCACGCACCACCACGCCGTCGGCGAGGACCATCGCCCGTGGATGCCCGCCGAGATCGGCGAACTCGGCACGCGGGTGCTGCGCGCGGTCAAGGACGCGGTCGACCCGGCCGGAATCCTCAATCCCGGCAAGTTGATTCCATGA
- a CDS encoding YegS/Rv2252/BmrU family lipid kinase gives MSGTRSVLLVTNPLSGQGRGLAAAAVARERFTGRGVEVTEVRGATAAESVRLVREAVSGTAPDAVVCAGGDGLVCLALQAIGGTGVPLGLVPGGTGNDLARELGIPDGDAEAAVDIVLAGTVRALDLGEIESGTAGTEYGGRLRFATVTGTGFDARVTLRANRMRRPKGPLRYTVAALAELLGGLAVPYRIELSGAAGESGTVVETEAVMVAVGNTRTYGGGMLVCPDAAIDDGLLDLTVVGAMTRLDMVRMLPALSAGKRIDHPAVTRYRAAEITLTAPHAPVTADGDPAGMLPAVFRALPAVQPVLVP, from the coding sequence GTGAGCGGCACACGCTCGGTTCTGCTGGTCACCAATCCGCTGTCCGGGCAGGGGCGTGGTCTGGCGGCCGCTGCCGTTGCCCGGGAACGGTTCACCGGGCGTGGCGTCGAGGTCACCGAGGTGCGCGGGGCGACGGCCGCCGAATCGGTCCGGCTCGTGCGCGAGGCCGTGTCCGGGACAGCGCCGGACGCCGTGGTGTGCGCGGGTGGAGACGGGCTGGTGTGCCTGGCGCTGCAGGCGATCGGGGGCACCGGAGTGCCGCTGGGTCTGGTGCCGGGCGGCACCGGTAACGATCTGGCCCGCGAACTCGGCATCCCCGACGGCGACGCGGAGGCCGCCGTCGACATCGTGCTCGCCGGAACCGTCCGCGCCCTCGATCTGGGCGAGATCGAATCCGGTACGGCCGGTACCGAATACGGCGGACGCCTCCGCTTCGCGACCGTCACGGGCACCGGCTTCGACGCCCGAGTGACCTTGCGCGCCAACCGGATGCGCCGGCCGAAGGGCCCGCTGCGCTACACCGTCGCGGCGCTCGCCGAACTTCTGGGCGGTCTGGCGGTGCCGTACCGCATCGAATTATCCGGCGCGGCAGGTGAATCCGGAACGGTGGTCGAGACCGAGGCGGTGATGGTGGCCGTCGGCAATACCCGCACCTACGGCGGCGGCATGCTGGTCTGTCCCGACGCGGCGATCGACGACGGGCTGCTGGACCTCACGGTGGTCGGCGCCATGACCCGCCTCGACATGGTGCGCATGCTCCCCGCGCTGTCGGCCGGCAAGCGCATCGATCACCCCGCCGTCACCCGCTACCGCGCGGCCGAGATCACCCTGACCGCCCCGCACGCCCCGGTGACCGCGGACGGCGACCCGGCGGGCATGCTGCCCGCGGTCTTCCGCGCACTTCCCGCCGTCCAGCCTGTTCTCGTGCCCTGA
- a CDS encoding AAA family ATPase, whose amino-acid sequence MSPPLESGLEPAPESRVLTPEAVVDLRGRTVDELRYPATAAVVFNGVPGAGKSTALRRLFGSIDDAVDSVELGGATLVDSQQSRNWWRLRLGRLPYPVWLPIVHLTHYLRIRRALRAAATPVVVHDCGTRRWSHRLIAAWAEQGGRDLHLVMIDVPSDAARDGQRTRGRRVNRLIFARHYGRWRRLVRRVTSGTGPRPVPASAVLVDRTTIAQLQAVTFSS is encoded by the coding sequence ATGAGTCCCCCGCTGGAATCCGGCCTCGAACCGGCTCCCGAATCGCGCGTGCTGACACCCGAGGCCGTGGTCGACCTGCGCGGCCGGACGGTCGACGAGTTACGTTATCCGGCGACGGCGGCCGTGGTGTTCAACGGCGTGCCGGGGGCGGGCAAGAGCACGGCGCTGCGGCGATTGTTCGGCAGCATCGACGACGCCGTGGACAGCGTCGAACTCGGGGGCGCGACGCTGGTCGACTCCCAGCAGTCGCGCAACTGGTGGCGGCTGCGGCTGGGCCGACTGCCGTATCCGGTGTGGCTGCCGATCGTGCACCTGACCCACTACCTCCGCATCCGTCGCGCGCTGCGTGCGGCCGCGACCCCGGTGGTCGTGCACGACTGCGGCACCCGGCGCTGGTCGCACAGGCTGATCGCGGCCTGGGCCGAGCAGGGCGGCCGGGACCTGCATCTCGTGATGATCGACGTGCCGTCCGACGCGGCGCGCGACGGCCAGCGCACGCGGGGGCGGCGGGTGAACCGGCTGATCTTCGCCCGGCACTACGGCCGCTGGCGCCGGCTCGTCCGGCGGGTCACCAGCGGCACCGGGCCGCGCCCCGTCCCGGCCTCGGCCGTCCTCGTCGACCGCACGACGATCGCGCAGCTACAGGCGGTCACCTTCTCCTCGTGA
- a CDS encoding valine--tRNA ligase, giving the protein MTSAASENSRNRADALPKSWNPGEVEGELYERWVAAGYFTADPASAGEPYSIVLPPPNVTGNLHMGHAFDHTLMDLLTRRKRMQGYEVLWLPGMDHAGIATQNIVEKQLAVDGKTKEDFGRELFIDKVWDWKRESGGSIQGQMRRLGDGVDWGRDRFTMDDGLSRAVQTIFKRLFDAGLIYRAERLVNWSPGLRTAISDIEVKYEDVEGELVSLRYGSLNDDEPHVIVATTRVETMLGDTAVAVHPDDERYRSLLGGTLYHPITGRQIPVVADDYVDPEFGSGAVKITPAHDPNDFEIGLRHDLPMPTIMDETGRITGTGTEFDGMDRFEARVMVRERLAREGRVVAEKRPYVHSVGHSERSGEPIEPRLSMQWWVKVESLAKAAGDAVRNGDTVIHPASQEPRWFAWVDDMHDWCISRQLWWGHRIPIWYGPEGEVVCVGPDEQAPEGYVQDPDVLDTWFSSGLWPFSTMGWPDATPELAKFYPTSVLVTGYDILFFWVARMMMFGMFVSGDPAIAAGKQPGSVQVPFRDVFLHGLIRDEFGRKYSKSKGIGIDPLTWIDEFGADATRFTLARGAQPGSDLSVGPPHVQASRNFVTKLFNATKFALMNGAAPGEIPVRDALTDADRWILDRLETVRAEVDSAFDRYEFGKGCEALYHFAWDELCDWYLELAKVQFAGADGSTAESDERAAHTRVVLGSVLDALLRMLHPVMPFVTETLWRAVTGGESVVIAQWPQATGIATDAAAARRIDDAQKLITEIRRFRSDQGLTDKQKVAARLVGIETADLTGLRAEIAALARLTEPSGGSGDFSATAAVEVRLSATTVTVELDTSGAVDLVAERRRLEKDLAAARKELDSTTAKLGNEAFLAKAPDEVVAKIRTRREVAESEVARIGARLEEIDKSAAK; this is encoded by the coding sequence GTGACCAGCGCAGCCTCTGAGAACTCCCGCAATCGTGCCGACGCCCTCCCCAAGAGCTGGAATCCGGGTGAGGTAGAGGGCGAGCTGTACGAGCGCTGGGTAGCCGCTGGTTACTTCACCGCCGATCCGGCAAGTGCCGGCGAGCCCTACTCGATCGTGCTGCCCCCGCCGAACGTCACCGGCAATCTGCACATGGGCCACGCGTTCGACCACACGCTGATGGACCTGCTCACCCGCCGCAAGCGCATGCAGGGCTACGAGGTGCTGTGGCTGCCCGGCATGGACCACGCCGGCATCGCCACCCAGAACATCGTCGAGAAGCAGCTGGCCGTCGACGGCAAGACCAAGGAGGACTTCGGCCGCGAACTGTTCATCGACAAGGTCTGGGACTGGAAGCGCGAGTCCGGCGGCAGCATCCAGGGCCAGATGCGCCGCCTCGGCGACGGTGTCGACTGGGGTCGCGACCGCTTCACCATGGACGACGGCCTCTCGCGCGCCGTGCAGACCATCTTCAAGCGGCTGTTCGACGCCGGATTGATCTATCGCGCCGAACGACTGGTGAACTGGTCGCCCGGGCTGCGCACCGCCATCTCCGATATCGAGGTCAAGTACGAGGACGTCGAGGGCGAGCTGGTGTCGCTGCGCTACGGCTCGCTGAACGACGACGAGCCGCACGTGATCGTGGCCACCACCCGAGTGGAGACGATGCTCGGCGACACCGCCGTGGCCGTGCACCCCGACGACGAGCGGTACCGGTCGCTGCTCGGCGGCACGCTGTACCACCCGATCACCGGCAGGCAGATCCCGGTCGTCGCCGACGACTACGTCGACCCGGAGTTCGGTTCCGGCGCGGTCAAGATCACCCCGGCGCACGACCCGAACGACTTCGAGATCGGCCTGCGCCACGACCTGCCGATGCCGACGATCATGGACGAGACCGGCCGGATCACGGGCACCGGAACCGAATTCGACGGCATGGACCGGTTCGAGGCGCGCGTCATGGTGCGCGAGCGGCTGGCCCGCGAGGGCCGCGTCGTCGCCGAGAAGCGGCCCTACGTGCACAGCGTCGGCCACTCCGAGCGCAGCGGCGAGCCGATCGAGCCGCGGCTGTCGATGCAGTGGTGGGTGAAGGTGGAATCGCTGGCGAAGGCGGCCGGCGACGCGGTCCGCAACGGCGACACCGTCATTCATCCGGCCAGTCAGGAGCCGCGCTGGTTCGCCTGGGTCGACGACATGCACGACTGGTGCATCTCGCGCCAGTTGTGGTGGGGCCACCGGATCCCGATCTGGTACGGGCCGGAGGGCGAGGTCGTCTGTGTCGGGCCGGATGAACAGGCGCCCGAGGGGTACGTGCAGGACCCGGACGTGCTGGACACCTGGTTCTCCTCGGGCCTGTGGCCGTTCTCCACCATGGGCTGGCCCGACGCGACCCCCGAACTGGCCAAGTTCTATCCGACCAGCGTGCTCGTCACCGGCTACGACATCCTGTTCTTCTGGGTGGCCCGGATGATGATGTTCGGCATGTTCGTCTCCGGCGATCCGGCCATCGCCGCCGGGAAGCAGCCGGGTTCGGTGCAGGTCCCGTTCCGGGATGTGTTCCTGCACGGCCTGATTCGCGACGAGTTCGGCCGCAAGTACTCGAAGTCGAAGGGTATCGGCATCGATCCGCTGACCTGGATCGACGAGTTCGGCGCCGACGCCACCCGATTCACGCTCGCGCGCGGCGCGCAGCCCGGCAGCGATCTGTCGGTGGGCCCGCCGCACGTGCAGGCCTCCCGCAACTTCGTCACCAAGCTGTTCAACGCGACGAAGTTCGCGCTGATGAACGGCGCCGCACCCGGGGAGATCCCGGTCCGCGACGCCCTCACCGATGCCGATCGCTGGATCCTGGATCGACTGGAAACCGTTCGGGCCGAGGTGGATTCGGCGTTCGACCGGTACGAGTTCGGCAAGGGCTGCGAGGCGCTGTACCACTTCGCCTGGGACGAGCTGTGCGACTGGTACCTGGAGCTGGCCAAGGTGCAGTTCGCCGGGGCCGACGGGAGCACCGCGGAATCGGACGAGCGCGCGGCGCACACCCGGGTGGTGCTGGGCAGCGTGCTGGATGCCCTGCTGCGCATGCTGCATCCGGTGATGCCGTTCGTCACCGAGACGTTGTGGCGGGCCGTCACCGGCGGCGAGTCGGTCGTGATCGCGCAGTGGCCGCAGGCCACCGGCATCGCCACCGATGCGGCCGCCGCCCGGCGCATCGACGACGCCCAGAAGCTGATCACCGAGATCCGGCGCTTCCGCAGCGACCAGGGACTGACCGACAAGCAGAAGGTCGCGGCGAGACTGGTCGGCATCGAGACCGCCGACCTCACCGGGCTGCGGGCCGAGATCGCCGCGCTGGCCCGCCTCACCGAGCCGTCGGGTGGCTCCGGCGATTTCTCGGCCACCGCCGCGGTGGAAGTGCGCCTGTCCGCGACGACCGTCACGGTGGAACTCGACACCTCGGGCGCGGTCGATCTGGTCGCCGAGCGCCGCCGCCTGGAGAAGGATCTTGCCGCCGCGCGCAAGGAACTGGACAGTACGACTGCCAAACTGGGTAACGAGGCGTTCCTGGCCAAGGCGCCCGACGAGGTGGTCGCCAAGATTCGTACCCGCAGGGAGGTCGCCGAATCGGAGGTGGCGCGGATCGGCGCACGCCTCGAGGAGATCGATAAGTCGGCAGCCAAGTGA
- a CDS encoding folylpolyglutamate synthase/dihydrofolate synthase family protein, which yields MALVEAELDQRWGETKIEPTLARIAALMDLLGSPQRGYPAIHVAGTNGKTSVTRMIDALLTALHRRTGRFTSPHLQLATERIAIDNEPVGPAHYVEIYRELQPYVEMIDRQSQAAGGPRMSKFEVLVAMAYAAFAEAPVDVAVVETGMGGTWDATNVVDGQVAVITPIGLDHTDYLGSDLTSIAGEKAGIIKKAAEDPLVPRETVAIIAEQDPEAMDVLLRRTVEADAAVARAGAEFQLLSRRVAVGGQVLEIQGLGGVYDEIFLPLHGEHQARNAVLALAAVEAFFGAGAQHQLDIEAIRAGFAAAVSPGRMERMRSAPTIFIDAAHNPAGARALAATLTGEFDFRKLVGVVSVLSDKDAAGILRELEPVLDEIVVTSNGSPRALAADDLADLAVQRFGDERVVTAAPLADAVETAIALAEEGGESGEPVSGAGIVITGSVVTAGAARSLFGKDPA from the coding sequence ATGGCGCTCGTCGAGGCCGAACTCGACCAGCGCTGGGGCGAGACCAAGATCGAGCCGACGCTGGCCCGCATCGCCGCGCTGATGGATCTGCTGGGGTCACCGCAGCGCGGCTACCCGGCCATCCACGTCGCCGGAACCAACGGCAAGACGTCGGTGACCCGCATGATCGACGCGCTGCTGACCGCCCTGCACCGGCGCACCGGCCGCTTCACCAGCCCGCATCTGCAGCTGGCCACCGAGCGCATCGCCATCGACAACGAGCCCGTCGGCCCGGCCCACTACGTCGAGATCTACCGCGAACTCCAGCCTTACGTCGAGATGATCGATCGGCAGTCGCAGGCCGCCGGGGGCCCGCGCATGAGCAAGTTCGAGGTACTCGTCGCGATGGCCTACGCGGCCTTCGCCGAGGCTCCCGTGGACGTCGCGGTGGTGGAGACCGGCATGGGCGGCACCTGGGACGCCACCAACGTCGTGGACGGCCAGGTCGCGGTGATCACCCCGATCGGGCTGGACCACACGGACTACCTGGGCTCCGACCTCACCTCGATCGCGGGGGAGAAGGCCGGGATCATCAAGAAGGCCGCCGAGGATCCGCTGGTGCCGCGCGAGACCGTCGCCATCATCGCCGAGCAGGATCCGGAGGCGATGGATGTGCTGCTGCGGCGCACGGTCGAGGCCGACGCCGCGGTCGCCCGCGCGGGCGCGGAGTTCCAACTGCTGTCGCGGCGGGTCGCCGTCGGCGGGCAGGTGCTGGAGATCCAGGGCCTGGGCGGGGTGTACGACGAGATCTTCCTGCCGCTGCACGGCGAGCACCAGGCCCGCAATGCGGTGCTGGCGCTGGCCGCCGTCGAGGCGTTCTTCGGCGCGGGCGCGCAGCACCAGCTCGACATCGAGGCGATCCGCGCCGGATTCGCCGCCGCGGTCAGCCCCGGCCGGATGGAGCGGATGCGCAGCGCGCCGACCATCTTCATCGATGCCGCCCACAATCCGGCGGGCGCGCGGGCGCTGGCGGCCACGCTCACCGGCGAGTTCGACTTCCGCAAGCTGGTCGGCGTGGTGTCGGTGCTGTCCGACAAGGACGCCGCGGGGATCCTGCGGGAGCTGGAGCCGGTGCTCGACGAGATCGTGGTGACCAGCAACGGCTCGCCCCGCGCCCTGGCGGCCGACGATCTGGCCGACCTGGCGGTGCAGCGTTTCGGCGACGAACGTGTCGTCACCGCTGCTCCGCTCGCCGACGCCGTCGAAACCGCGATCGCCCTCGCCGAGGAGGGCGGGGAGTCCGGCGAACCGGTCTCCGGCGCCGGCATCGTGATCACCGGTTCGGTCGTCACCGCAGGCGCGGCCCGCTCCCTGTTCGGAAAGGACCCGGCATGA
- a CDS encoding DUF4233 domain-containing protein has product MSDSASVGGEPAVPAPATDPWKGLRGVMAGALVLEAITVLLALPVIGVVGSGLSWWSVGCVVGLAVVMFAGAGLQRRPWALPFNLALQVLLLLGGFIHVSIFVIGVIFAAVWAFILVLRSDVRRRMDKGLLPSQRS; this is encoded by the coding sequence ATGAGCGACAGTGCTTCCGTGGGAGGCGAGCCGGCGGTGCCGGCTCCGGCTACCGATCCGTGGAAGGGGCTGCGCGGGGTGATGGCCGGTGCGCTCGTGCTGGAGGCCATCACCGTGTTGCTGGCGTTGCCGGTGATCGGGGTTGTCGGAAGCGGGCTGAGCTGGTGGTCGGTCGGTTGTGTGGTCGGGCTGGCGGTGGTGATGTTCGCCGGGGCGGGGCTGCAGCGGCGGCCGTGGGCGCTGCCGTTCAATCTGGCCCTGCAGGTCCTGCTCCTGCTCGGCGGCTTCATCCACGTGTCGATCTTCGTCATCGGGGTGATCTTCGCCGCAGTCTGGGCGTTCATCCTGGTGCTCCGGTCGGATGTGCGGCGCCGGATGGACAAGGGGCTGCTGCCCAGCCAGCGCTCGTAG
- the ndk gene encoding nucleoside-diphosphate kinase: protein MTEQTLVLIKPDGVARGLIGEVITRIERKGLKIAALELKQVSQEVAAAHYAEHAEKPFYGSLIEFITSGPVVAAVLEGPRAITAFRQVAGGTDPVEKAVPGSIRGDFALETQYNLVHGSDSPESAKREIALWFPELTQ from the coding sequence GTGACTGAGCAGACGTTGGTACTCATCAAGCCCGACGGCGTGGCCCGGGGGCTGATCGGTGAGGTCATCACCCGCATCGAGCGCAAGGGGCTGAAGATCGCGGCACTGGAGCTGAAGCAGGTTTCCCAGGAGGTCGCCGCGGCCCACTACGCCGAGCACGCCGAGAAGCCGTTCTACGGCTCGCTGATCGAGTTCATCACCTCCGGCCCGGTCGTGGCTGCGGTCCTCGAGGGGCCGCGCGCCATCACCGCGTTCCGTCAGGTCGCCGGCGGCACCGACCCGGTCGAGAAGGCCGTGCCGGGCAGCATCCGCGGTGATTTCGCTCTCGAGACCCAGTACAACCTCGTCCACGGTTCCGACTCGCCCGAATCCGCCAAGCGCGAGATCGCGCTCTGGTTCCCCGAACTCACCCAGTAG